The Haladaptatus cibarius D43 genome window below encodes:
- a CDS encoding Lrp/AsnC family transcriptional regulator encodes MPDVNLDEKDFKILRWLDREGDIDVDEVSDELGISTSTVYYRLDKYRKQGILSGTVSKLDAKKLGLELTAITQIRSDYGPGYEEIGDDLRDISGVQTVYFMLGDKSFTIIAHLRDHDHLQEYIDNIIHTEGVEHSSTQVVLETFKDESRLLINYDDDDLQELIEGE; translated from the coding sequence ATGCCCGACGTTAATCTCGACGAAAAGGACTTCAAAATCCTTCGCTGGCTCGACCGGGAGGGTGACATCGACGTGGACGAGGTAAGCGACGAACTCGGAATCAGCACCTCGACCGTCTACTACCGACTCGACAAGTATCGAAAACAAGGCATTCTTTCGGGAACCGTCTCGAAATTGGACGCCAAAAAGCTCGGACTCGAACTCACTGCAATAACGCAGATTCGAAGCGATTACGGGCCGGGATACGAGGAAATCGGCGACGACCTTCGAGACATTTCCGGTGTTCAGACCGTTTACTTCATGTTGGGGGACAAGTCGTTCACGATAATCGCTCATCTGCGCGACCACGACCACCTACAGGAGTACATCGACAACATCATCCACACCGAGGGAGTCGAACATTCCTCGACGCAGGTCGTGTTGGAAACGTTCAAGGACGAATCGAGGCTGTTGATAAACTACGACGACGACGATTTGCAGGAACTCATCGAAGGCGAGTAA
- the gltB gene encoding glutamate synthase large subunit yields the protein MTTHLADPTDQRSNCGVGVVQNLDADASADHETVSDGLSLLANLEHRGTTGAEPNTGDGAGILVQRPDAFFAPELDRELPKSYAVGQLFLPQNDDARHALEERVETVLESEGLSVFHWRTVPTDNSDLGKTALDSEPAVVQCFVESKGDQSQAGFDRTLYVARRVLEQEIGSPETDDGERFYVCSLDRKTVVYKGLLTGEQLSAYYPDLSDDRFKSSIAMVHARFSTNTLGAWHLAHPYRRTIHNGEINTIQGNVNWMAARETDLESERLGEDIDRIAPVTRGDQSDTASLDNVLELLLQDGRSLPHALRMLLPEAWRSRTDGNRQTWYDFHASLVEPWDGPALVAATDGDRVGAVLDRNGLRPCRYDVTKDDRLIMASEAGALDTPEEKIVERGRLQPGQLFLADPEAGGVVSDEEVFEDLTDQKYGEWVEKEQVQLSETDSTESVSADLGTVADTTAPLRARQAVWGYTDDELTELIEPMARQAKDPVDSMGDDTPLSVLSDFDRPLFSYFKQLFAQVTNPPIDYIREELVTSLETRLGRQRNLLGESPNHARQLVLESPVLTDSELSAVTDTNLETEAVDITFDAEGDLQSAIERVRTEAESAVESGAEIVVLSDREMGENRVPIPSLLATGAVHHHLVREGLRTRTGLVVESGDPRTVHHLATLVGYGAGAVNPYLAYETIADLVAGPEGADESQAIDAYVSALETGLLKTMAKMGISTVESYRGAQIFEAVGLNGEVVDEYFTGTENRTEGIGIEEIEADVLDRHETAFDGNDEDDAKLVRQGEYEHRSNGIRHQWNPKSVGALQRAVRQGDEAEYETFASEINDQSERLQTLRGLLDFDTNGRESIPIEEVEPVSKIVERFSTAAMSLGSLSPEAHENNAIAMNRIGGKSNTGEGGEPPERFDTERECTIKQVASGRFGVTSRYLQSADELQIKMAQGSKPGEGGHLPGGKVNEAIAHVRHATPGVGLISPPPQHDIYSIEDLKQLIYDLKTASDGSDINVKLVSEAGIGTIAAGVAKANADVVHISGHSGGTGASPRTSIKNAGLPWELGLAEANQMLRRTGLRSRIKVTVDGGMKTGRDVAVAALLGAEEFSFGTASLVTSGCVMARQCHKNTCPVGIATQDEDLRARFPGEPDHVINYMTFIAEELREIMAELGVKTVEEMVGRVDLLRQRETTHPKARRLDLSAVLAEPVDGGESDDNRTKTREQDHELDDHLDRTLLTAAQSAIECDESVEIEGTISNPDRAVGAMLSGRVSAVHGESGLPDGTITCRFEGTAGQSFGAFAQSGVDLFLTGAANDYLGKGLSGGRIAVKTPEDAGYDAENVVVGNVALYGATEGEAYVNGVAGERFGVRNSGAKAVVEGVGDHGCEYMTGGVVAVLGDVGENFAAGMTGGVAYVYQGSEIAERVNGDTVSLSTELEPCDEAVLRRLVENHATATDSKVARELLEEWESAKENFMKVMPDAYQQAIEAGQKDVRTTPPSAVPRSGQSSRVEVVSDD from the coding sequence ATGACGACGCACCTCGCCGACCCAACCGACCAACGGTCGAACTGTGGTGTCGGGGTTGTCCAAAACCTCGACGCCGACGCCAGTGCCGACCACGAAACCGTCTCCGACGGGCTTTCGCTCCTCGCCAACCTCGAACACCGCGGGACGACGGGTGCGGAACCGAACACCGGAGACGGGGCCGGAATCCTCGTCCAGCGACCGGACGCTTTTTTCGCACCGGAACTCGACCGCGAACTCCCCAAATCCTACGCAGTCGGCCAGTTGTTCCTGCCGCAAAATGACGACGCTCGCCACGCACTCGAAGAACGGGTCGAAACCGTTCTCGAATCGGAAGGACTGTCCGTGTTCCACTGGCGGACGGTTCCTACCGACAACAGTGACCTCGGCAAAACCGCGCTCGATTCGGAACCCGCCGTGGTACAGTGTTTCGTGGAATCGAAGGGCGACCAGTCGCAGGCGGGGTTCGACCGAACCCTCTACGTCGCCCGTCGCGTTCTCGAACAGGAAATCGGAAGTCCGGAAACCGACGACGGCGAACGATTCTACGTCTGCTCGCTCGACCGCAAAACGGTCGTCTACAAGGGTCTGCTGACGGGGGAACAACTCTCTGCATACTACCCCGACCTCTCTGACGACCGATTCAAATCGTCCATCGCCATGGTTCACGCACGATTCTCGACCAACACGCTCGGTGCGTGGCACCTCGCGCATCCGTACCGAAGAACCATCCACAACGGTGAAATCAACACCATCCAAGGCAACGTCAACTGGATGGCCGCCCGCGAAACCGACCTCGAAAGCGAGCGACTTGGCGAGGATATCGACCGAATTGCGCCCGTTACTCGGGGCGACCAGAGCGATACGGCCAGCCTCGACAACGTCCTCGAACTGCTCCTGCAGGACGGACGAAGCCTCCCGCACGCACTCAGAATGCTCCTTCCGGAAGCGTGGCGGTCGAGAACCGACGGCAACCGACAAACGTGGTACGACTTCCACGCTTCGCTGGTCGAACCGTGGGATGGCCCCGCGCTCGTCGCAGCGACCGATGGAGATCGCGTCGGCGCGGTGCTCGACCGCAACGGACTTCGACCCTGTCGCTACGACGTGACGAAAGACGACCGACTTATCATGGCCAGCGAAGCGGGCGCGCTGGACACGCCCGAGGAGAAAATCGTCGAACGCGGCCGTCTCCAACCCGGACAGTTGTTCCTTGCCGACCCGGAGGCTGGCGGCGTCGTCTCCGACGAGGAGGTTTTCGAAGACCTGACCGACCAAAAGTACGGAGAGTGGGTCGAAAAAGAGCAAGTTCAGCTTTCGGAAACCGACTCCACGGAGTCGGTTTCCGCCGATTTGGGAACGGTAGCGGACACCACAGCACCCCTCCGCGCGCGACAGGCAGTTTGGGGCTACACCGACGACGAACTGACCGAACTCATCGAACCGATGGCCCGGCAGGCGAAAGACCCGGTCGATTCGATGGGCGACGACACGCCGCTCTCGGTGCTATCCGACTTTGACCGCCCGCTGTTCTCGTACTTCAAGCAGTTGTTCGCGCAGGTGACGAACCCGCCGATAGATTACATCCGGGAGGAACTGGTGACGAGTCTGGAAACTCGACTCGGACGCCAGCGAAACCTCCTCGGTGAATCGCCGAACCACGCCCGGCAACTCGTCCTCGAATCGCCCGTGTTGACCGATTCGGAACTCTCTGCGGTGACGGACACCAACCTCGAAACGGAGGCGGTGGACATCACGTTCGACGCCGAAGGCGACCTCCAATCGGCCATCGAGCGCGTGCGTACAGAAGCAGAAAGCGCGGTCGAATCGGGTGCGGAAATCGTCGTTCTCTCCGACCGCGAGATGGGTGAGAATCGGGTGCCGATTCCGTCGCTGCTGGCGACCGGCGCGGTTCACCACCACCTCGTCCGTGAGGGTCTGCGAACTCGAACCGGGCTCGTGGTCGAATCCGGCGACCCCCGAACGGTTCACCACCTCGCAACGCTCGTCGGCTACGGCGCGGGCGCGGTCAACCCGTACCTCGCTTACGAGACCATCGCGGATTTGGTCGCCGGGCCGGAAGGTGCGGACGAATCCCAGGCTATCGACGCCTACGTCTCTGCGCTCGAAACGGGACTGCTGAAGACAATGGCGAAGATGGGAATCTCGACCGTCGAAAGCTACCGCGGTGCTCAGATTTTCGAGGCCGTCGGCCTGAACGGCGAGGTCGTGGACGAATACTTTACCGGAACCGAAAACCGCACCGAAGGAATTGGTATCGAAGAAATCGAGGCCGACGTACTCGACAGGCATGAAACGGCGTTCGATGGAAACGACGAGGACGACGCAAAACTCGTCCGACAGGGTGAGTACGAACACCGCTCGAACGGGATTCGCCACCAGTGGAATCCCAAGAGCGTCGGCGCGCTTCAGCGCGCCGTCAGGCAGGGAGACGAAGCGGAGTACGAAACATTCGCCAGCGAAATCAACGACCAGAGTGAGCGACTCCAGACGCTCCGCGGTCTGCTCGATTTCGATACAAACGGGCGCGAGTCGATTCCAATCGAGGAAGTCGAACCAGTCTCGAAAATCGTCGAACGATTTTCCACCGCCGCGATGAGCCTCGGGTCGCTGTCCCCCGAAGCGCACGAGAACAACGCGATTGCGATGAACCGTATCGGCGGGAAATCGAACACTGGCGAGGGCGGCGAACCGCCGGAGCGGTTCGACACCGAGCGCGAGTGCACTATCAAGCAGGTCGCCAGCGGTCGGTTCGGCGTCACGAGCAGATACCTTCAGTCCGCCGACGAACTACAAATCAAGATGGCACAGGGGTCGAAGCCCGGCGAGGGCGGTCACCTCCCCGGCGGCAAGGTGAACGAAGCGATAGCGCACGTCCGCCACGCGACTCCCGGTGTCGGCCTCATCTCGCCGCCGCCACAGCACGACATCTACAGCATCGAGGACTTGAAACAGCTCATCTACGACCTGAAGACGGCGAGCGACGGGTCGGACATCAACGTGAAATTGGTGTCTGAAGCCGGAATCGGGACGATTGCCGCGGGTGTCGCCAAGGCGAACGCCGACGTGGTTCACATCTCGGGCCATTCCGGTGGAACCGGCGCGAGTCCGCGAACGTCCATCAAGAACGCCGGACTACCGTGGGAACTCGGCTTGGCCGAGGCGAACCAGATGCTCCGACGGACTGGTCTGCGCTCCCGCATCAAAGTCACGGTCGATGGCGGTATGAAGACGGGTAGGGACGTTGCTGTCGCGGCCCTGTTGGGCGCAGAGGAGTTCTCCTTCGGAACCGCAAGCCTCGTGACCAGCGGTTGCGTGATGGCCCGGCAGTGTCACAAAAACACCTGTCCGGTCGGTATCGCCACGCAGGACGAAGACCTGCGCGCGCGCTTCCCCGGCGAACCCGACCACGTCATCAACTACATGACGTTCATCGCGGAGGAACTGCGCGAAATCATGGCCGAACTCGGTGTGAAAACTGTCGAGGAGATGGTCGGTCGCGTCGATTTACTTCGCCAGCGCGAGACGACGCATCCGAAAGCCCGCCGTCTCGACCTCTCCGCCGTGCTGGCCGAACCAGTCGATGGCGGTGAGAGCGACGACAACCGAACGAAGACCAGAGAACAAGACCACGAACTGGACGACCATCTCGACCGCACTCTGCTGACCGCCGCCCAATCCGCAATCGAGTGCGACGAGTCCGTCGAAATCGAGGGCACGATTTCGAATCCAGACCGGGCAGTCGGCGCGATGCTCTCCGGTCGAGTGTCGGCAGTCCACGGCGAATCCGGCCTGCCCGATGGAACGATTACGTGCCGGTTCGAGGGAACCGCCGGACAGAGTTTCGGCGCGTTCGCTCAGTCGGGTGTTGACCTGTTCCTGACGGGTGCCGCGAACGACTACCTCGGCAAGGGACTTTCCGGCGGTCGAATCGCCGTGAAAACTCCCGAAGACGCCGGATACGATGCCGAGAACGTCGTCGTCGGCAACGTCGCGCTCTATGGCGCGACGGAGGGCGAAGCCTACGTCAACGGTGTCGCTGGCGAGCGATTCGGCGTCCGCAACAGCGGCGCGAAAGCCGTCGTTGAGGGCGTCGGCGACCATGGCTGTGAGTACATGACCGGCGGCGTCGTGGCGGTGCTGGGCGACGTCGGCGAGAACTTCGCCGCCGGGATGACCGGCGGCGTGGCCTACGTCTATCAGGGTAGTGAAATTGCAGAACGGGTTAACGGCGACACCGTCTCGCTTTCGACCGAACTGGAACCCTGCGACGAGGCGGTGCTTCGTCGCTTGGTCGAAAACCACGCCACGGCAACCGACAGCAAGGTTGCGCGGGAACTGCTCGAAGAGTGGGAGTCCGCGAAAGAAAACTTCATGAAGGTCATGCCCGACGCCTACCAGCAGGCCATCGAGGCCGGGCAAAAAGACGTTCGGACGACGCCGCCGAGTGCGGTTCCAAGGTCGGGACAGTCGTCGCGGGTGGAAGTCGTTTCGGACGACTGA
- a CDS encoding GNAT family N-acetyltransferase yields the protein MQVREARTEDIAGMQDVAERSLSASYSHFVDEEAIEHAVSEWYSDESLESEFQSRGMLFLVALEGGDVVGFSQSDMLPDVPEGNILWLHVHPDYRGEGVGTALLGRTQEELREKGVESQIGLVLADNEEGNQFYEDHGFTKVSERTAEIGEQTYTENVYAETEDAVLEPKEYEGQTLYINRAESSRGSKAPFFAVFTDGDAENRHGYFCANCESFDNSMDSMERIQCNDCDNKRKAARWDSAYL from the coding sequence ATGCAGGTACGCGAAGCCAGAACGGAGGACATTGCCGGAATGCAAGACGTTGCCGAGCGGTCGCTTTCGGCCTCCTACTCACATTTTGTGGACGAAGAGGCAATCGAACACGCGGTTTCGGAGTGGTACTCCGACGAGTCTCTCGAATCCGAGTTCCAGAGTCGCGGCATGCTGTTCCTCGTCGCGCTCGAAGGCGGCGACGTGGTCGGCTTCTCTCAAAGTGATATGCTCCCCGACGTGCCCGAGGGGAACATCCTCTGGTTACACGTCCACCCCGACTACCGTGGGGAAGGCGTCGGCACGGCACTCCTCGGTAGAACGCAAGAGGAACTCAGAGAGAAAGGCGTCGAATCCCAGATTGGGCTAGTGCTCGCCGACAACGAAGAAGGAAATCAGTTCTACGAAGACCACGGCTTTACCAAAGTTAGCGAGCGTACCGCAGAAATCGGCGAACAAACGTACACCGAGAACGTCTACGCCGAAACCGAAGATGCGGTGTTGGAACCTAAAGAGTACGAGGGCCAAACGCTCTACATCAATCGCGCCGAGAGCAGTCGCGGGTCGAAAGCGCCGTTTTTCGCCGTCTTCACCGACGGAGATGCCGAAAACCGCCACGGCTACTTCTGTGCAAACTGCGAATCGTTCGACAACTCGATGGACAGCATGGAGCGAATCCAGTGCAACGATTGTGACAACAAGCGAAAGGCGGCGCGGTGGGACTCGGCGTATCTCTAA
- a CDS encoding NAD-dependent epimerase/dehydratase family protein: MDSALVIGGTRFIGRHLVNDLLDNDYDVTIFNRGNHDNPFADTEGVTHFEGDRTNDSALEAAKAEVAPDIVIDCVAYKPREVRAAMEIFADVSGYVYISSGSAYGEEIIPKRENETELCDCTPEQATDESGDSYGPRKAEGDRAIFEAAERSVNAMSLRPCIVYGPHDYTERLDFWLDRVNHYDRLLVPGDGQNLWHRAYVEDVASALRIVAEEGEAGESYNVGDEQLVTMDEMLGLIADAFETDVELVHASDRELSTADLSVDDYILYREYPHVLDTNKLASLGWESTPVEEAMERTVAEHLESDRDGSEYEPGREEEEKVLGVLDTI, encoded by the coding sequence ATGGATAGCGCACTCGTCATCGGCGGCACTCGATTCATCGGTCGCCACCTCGTAAACGACCTGCTCGACAACGACTACGACGTGACGATTTTCAATCGCGGCAACCACGACAATCCTTTCGCGGATACCGAGGGCGTCACCCACTTCGAAGGCGACCGAACCAACGACTCCGCGCTCGAAGCGGCCAAGGCGGAGGTTGCCCCGGACATCGTCATCGACTGCGTGGCGTACAAACCCCGCGAAGTTCGCGCCGCCATGGAAATCTTTGCCGACGTATCGGGCTACGTCTACATCTCCAGCGGAAGCGCCTACGGCGAGGAAATCATCCCCAAGCGCGAAAACGAGACGGAACTGTGTGACTGCACGCCCGAACAGGCCACCGACGAATCCGGGGATTCCTACGGCCCACGAAAGGCGGAGGGCGACCGCGCCATCTTCGAGGCCGCAGAGCGGAGTGTGAACGCGATGAGCCTCCGTCCCTGCATCGTCTACGGCCCGCACGATTACACCGAGCGCCTCGATTTCTGGCTCGACCGGGTGAACCACTACGACCGACTGCTCGTGCCGGGCGACGGCCAAAATCTCTGGCACCGCGCCTACGTCGAAGACGTGGCCAGCGCCCTGCGAATCGTTGCCGAGGAGGGCGAAGCGGGAGAATCGTACAACGTCGGCGACGAGCAACTCGTTACGATGGACGAAATGCTGGGACTCATCGCGGACGCCTTCGAAACCGACGTGGAACTCGTCCACGCCAGCGACCGCGAACTCTCGACCGCCGACCTTTCGGTGGACGACTACATTCTCTACCGGGAGTACCCGCACGTCCTCGATACGAACAAGCTTGCGAGTCTCGGGTGGGAATCGACGCCCGTGGAAGAGGCCATGGAGCGGACGGTTGCGGAGCATCTGGAAAGTGACCGTGACGGAAGCGAGTACGAACCCGGTCGTGAGGAAGAGGAGAAGGTGCTCGGCGTTCTGGACACGATATAA